The region GGTCTACCTCGTCTCGCGCACCATCACCCAGGGACGACGCGCCGGACTGGTCTCCCTGCTGGGCGTGGCCACCGGCTTCGCGGTCTACCTGGCCGCCGCGACCGCGGGACTGGCCGCGGTGTTCAGCACCGTGCCCGCCCTGCACACCGCACTGCGGCTGGCCGGAGCCGCCTACCTGCTGTGGCTGGCGTGCAAGGCGCTGCGCCCCGGCGGGACCACCCCGTTCGCCCCCGCCGCGCTGCCCGCCGAGCGCCCGGCCAGGCTGTTCGCCATGGGCCTGGTGACCAACCTGCTCAACCCCAAGATCGCCGTGCTCTACGTCTCGCTGCTGCCGCAGTTCATCGACCCCGCGCTCGGCGCGGTGGCCGCCCAGAGCCTGCTGCTCGGGCTGGTGCAGATCAGCGTCGCGCTCACCGTCAACACCGCGATCGTGCTCACCGCGGGCACGCTGGCGGCATTCCTCACCCGCCGACCGGTCTGGCTGCGCCTGCAGCGCCACGTCATGGGCGGCGTGCTGGCCGGGCTGGCCGTGCACCTGGCCACCGACCGCGCCCGCCCCGCCTGAGCGCGGTCAGTCCCGCTCGCGGTACAGCTCGCTGAGCAGTGCGACCGCCGAGGTCGCCGCGGGATGCCGGTCGTCGCGCCACCAGATGACCCGCACCGGGATGCGCGCGGCGTCGCGCAGCGGCCGGAACACGATGCCCCGGCGCGAGTACTGGGTGACCGTGCTC is a window of Saccharopolyspora erythraea NRRL 2338 DNA encoding:
- a CDS encoding LysE family translocator — encoded protein: MISIESLAAIALVALGLVLTPGPNMVYLVSRTITQGRRAGLVSLLGVATGFAVYLAAATAGLAAVFSTVPALHTALRLAGAAYLLWLACKALRPGGTTPFAPAALPAERPARLFAMGLVTNLLNPKIAVLYVSLLPQFIDPALGAVAAQSLLLGLVQISVALTVNTAIVLTAGTLAAFLTRRPVWLRLQRHVMGGVLAGLAVHLATDRARPA